One Brassica napus cultivar Da-Ae chromosome A1, Da-Ae, whole genome shotgun sequence genomic region harbors:
- the LOC106380745 gene encoding auxin-responsive protein IAA19-like: protein MEKDGLELEITELRLGLPGRDVTEKMMKKRGFTEMIMTSSGSNSEQCESGVVSSGVDVEKVNETPAVKTQVVGWPPVCSYRRKNSCKEVSTTKVGLGYVKVSMDGVPYLRKMDLGSSQGYDDLAFALDKLFGFHGIGVALKDGDNCEYVTIYEDKDGDWMLAGDVPWGMFIESCRRVRIMKRSEATGFGLQPRGLDE, encoded by the exons ATGGAGAAAGATGGACTCGAGCTTGAGATAACGGAGCTGAGACTTGGACTTCCGGGGAGAGATGTGAcggagaagatgatgaagaagagaggtTTCACGGAGATGATCATGACGTCTTCCGGAAGTAATAGTGAACAATGTGAGAGCGGCGTTGTTTCATCTGGTGTTGACGTGGAGAAGGTTAATGAAACGCCGGCGGTGAAAACTCAGGTGGTGGGGTGGCCGCCGGTTTGCTCTTACCGGAGGAAAAACAGCTGTAAGGAAGTTTCGACGACGAAAGTGGGGTTAGGGTATGTGAAAGTTAGCATGGATGGTGTACCTTACTTGAGGAAGATGGATCTTGGTTCAAGCCAAGGTTATGATGATTTAGCCTTTGCTCTTGATAAGCTCTTCGGTTTCCATGGCATTG GAGTGGCCTTGAAAGATGGTGATAACTGCGAATACGTTACCATATACGAAGACAAAGATGGAGATTGGATGCTCGCGGGAGATGTACCTTGGGG aaTGTTCATAGAGTCATGCAGGAGGGTGAGGATTATGAAAAGATCCGAGGCTACCGGATTTGGGCTGCAGCCTAGAGGATTAGACGAGTGA